From one Idiomarina sp. X4 genomic stretch:
- a CDS encoding SAM-dependent methyltransferase produces the protein MRKFWFERFDEADIKQPIVDIGTGNGAVVQWLTEYSEEKGKKLDVQGIDSAEINPPNKELKLSGNTPYETFKLPSNKKVGMFVSHYGVEYGDMKEGLKNLHAQLKRGGSFIALVHSESSLIYKKSQAIYDLTPSVVKHLKKAVAPLQEALLKHGPSNLPRSALQAQQMLNQFARKYERSPAFHAMNFVPATKHLLQAAAKGNEVESRQVYVAYMNSITSHKARAQTLLKATEQLGNTRETQMRLEAVGFKNIDIQEVEFPESGVFGNCIRASK, from the coding sequence ATGCGTAAATTTTGGTTTGAGCGCTTCGATGAAGCCGATATAAAGCAGCCGATAGTCGACATTGGTACAGGTAATGGTGCTGTGGTTCAGTGGTTGACTGAATATTCAGAAGAGAAAGGTAAGAAGTTAGATGTTCAAGGGATAGATTCTGCTGAGATAAACCCGCCGAATAAAGAGCTAAAACTTTCAGGAAATACGCCTTATGAAACGTTCAAGCTACCCTCTAATAAAAAAGTAGGTATGTTCGTATCTCACTATGGTGTTGAATACGGTGATATGAAAGAGGGGTTGAAAAATTTGCATGCCCAATTGAAAAGAGGGGGCTCTTTCATCGCCTTGGTACATTCTGAGTCGTCGCTAATTTATAAAAAGAGCCAGGCTATTTATGATTTAACTCCATCAGTGGTAAAGCACCTTAAGAAAGCTGTGGCACCGTTACAAGAGGCGCTATTGAAACATGGCCCGAGCAATTTGCCGCGTTCAGCGCTACAGGCGCAACAAATGCTTAACCAGTTTGCGCGAAAGTATGAACGTAGCCCGGCTTTTCACGCAATGAATTTTGTACCAGCGACAAAACATCTATTGCAGGCTGCCGCAAAAGGTAATGAAGTTGAGTCACGTCAAGTCTATGTTGCATATATGAATTCTATAACTTCTCACAAGGCTAGGGCTCAGACTTTACTAAAAGCTACCGAACAGCTGGGAAATACACGCGAAACTCAAATGCGGCTAGAGGCCGTAGGCTTTAAAAATATTGATATTCAGGAGGTTGAGTTTCCTGAAAGTGGGGTTTTTGGTAACTGTATTCGCGCGTCAAAATAA